The Salvelinus namaycush isolate Seneca chromosome 26, SaNama_1.0, whole genome shotgun sequence genomic sequence AGTTCTTTGTGCATTTCACGCCACCTAAACGTTTTCAGTCAGCCATTGCCCCTACACAAAATAAAACGTGGATGGGAACATTTTGACCATTAAGGTGATACGTTTTGATCAGAGACTAAGGCTTTACTGTGTCattgtgattatttagttagtaatgACATCTCTGTAGGATTGGTGCATTGTCACAGCAACTTTATGCAATTTTATGTTGCTGAAATGAACAAATTAATCAGGTTCAAATTATGATCCACCAAACAAAAACTAGTAAGCCCTCCTTTCTATCAATATTGTTATTTTCCCCACTCTGGCTTGTTATATTGATCTCTACAATAATATTTACGGTAACTTTATACAGGCTATCTATTTTCTGTTTTCAAAGATACTTACACATACATGTGCTACAGTGACAGCATTTGTACTAGACTGCCATGAAGGAATGTTCTCGAAATAAGACACtaagtaaaataaaaaacatctaCAGACATTGGTCCAATTCTAATGGCAGTTTAAAAAGAGAAGGTATATGACTAGGAAACGACAGAcagggaaacagaaacagaaacaaagAGAAAGGGTGAAAGGATTCTGAAGAGACAGTATGGCTAAATGGTataggagagagaaagcgagagagaagcaAAAGATGGGAGAAGAGGATGGGAATATTGATGAAGTACCTCGGTTAAAGGAGACTATGTCACTGTGCAAAGATGCACCTATACTCTATgtgagacagagcaagagagagaaatccagagacaggcagagacagtgagagagaatgtgCAAGATATACACACTCTGATTAATAGGCAGTAGTTCAAATCTGAAGCATAAGTAAAATTAATACaaaaattaaaaaatacaaaacgcacacccacacacaacctACAAAAACATTATATCAGAATAAAACTCTACAAAGAACTATATATATGTCTGGTATATAACTATTATCACCAGGGTCATCattttccttttctgttgttgTCATCGGTAACAATCACAACAAGTATTGGGGTCTGAGTATGAACGACAGATTAGAAAAGCAGGAAGTATTTACAAAGGAGGCAGGTCAACAGATTTACAGGACAAAGATTGACAGGAGTCCAGAGGTGAGGCGGTGGAAGCAGGGGCTGAGGGGGTCAGGGGGTTCGGGGCAGGGTCATATTGAGAATATTTAGGAGCAATTTAATGAATTCAACGTTAGTGGATCATTTTCTCGTCAATTTAAAGGATGTTCTGTTGCAAGGAAGCGGGCAGTCTTGACTGCAGACTGGGGTAGGAGCCACTCATCTTAGGTGCTGAAGTAGACTGgagagagataattagagagagagcgaaagagagagcgagagagagagagagagagagagagagagagagagagagagagagagagagagagagagagagagagagagagagagagagagaaaatatatatatatatatataattttgaaGCAGAGAGTATATCTTCATTCAAACTGCCATGGCAGGAAGAGTGTGGGTGTGAACCTTACCGATGAGGACGATGAGGACAATCGCACATATCAGCCCCAGGATAATCATCATCTAGAGGAAGCAGAGTTGGACATGGAGAGGCAGTAAATCAGGGGGGATGGAACATGAGGTCAATCACAAGGTATACTTTTAATCCATTTAATTATGTTTTAACATGAGTCTTAAAAGCCTCAAAGGAAATGACTATTATCATGAATTAATGTACTATCTATCCCAGTCTATACCCTTACCTTGGCATTCTTCCACCAGTACTTGTTCTTGAGTTTTGCAGCGCTGGTCTCGAACTGTGAGGCTCCAGCCTGCAGGGCATCGGCCCGATCATCCAGCTCTGACAGCTTCTGATCACGCTCCAGAACCTTATCCACGTTTACACGCATGATATCCACCACCTGGGGAGGGCAGAAACATGGGCCGAAAACGGACGGGGTGAATCACTCAATCATCTCAGActgagtggctgtgtgtgttctccacagTGTCACATAGAGTAATGTATTGTTTACATTAGTGTGTTGGACACGCATTCATCCAGTTCATGTCAGCTTGTGACTATTCACAGCATGTGAGCAATGTAAATATATTTCTGTGGGTCAGTATGTGCGTAATACAAGGTGAGTCTGTCTGCATGTTCCTCACCTCATCCACCTGAGCCTGTGTCTGTTGCAGGCGGCGGTTGCTGGTGAGGTTGGGAGGTGGCGCCGCTCCGTCTGCGGGGGCACCGGCAGCAGCTGGGGCAGACCTGTCGATCAAACacaactcgtcagtctattcacCTTCAATGATGTAAGAATGAACATTTATTAATGCATTCATCTACTAAATAGGCAAACCAATCCCTTTGGTACATAGAAGTCAAATAAGTTACTATCAAATCATGGCTGCTTGGAATGATCCTTTTCTTTTtaaagtgttctactccgctagccagcacctcgcctaaacaggtgttctactccactagccagcacctcgcctaaacaggtgttctactctgctagccagcacctcgcctaaacaggtgttctactccgctagccagcacctcgcctaaacaggtgttctactccgctagccagcacctctcctaaacaggtgttctactccgctagccagcacctctcctaaacaggtgttctactccgctagccagcacctcgcctaaacaggtgttctactccgctagccagcacctctcctaaacaggtgttctactccgctagccagcacctctcctaaacaggtgttctactccgctagccagcacctcgcctaaacaggtgttctactccactagccagcacctcgcctaaacaggtgttctactccgctagccagcacctcgcctaaacaggtgttctactccgctagccagcacctcgcctaaacaggtgttctactccgctagccagcacctctcctaaacaggtgttctactccgctagccagcacctctcctaaacaggtgttctactccgctagccagcacctctcctaaacaggtgttctactccgctagccagcacctctcctaaacaggtgttctactccgctagccagcacctcgcctaaacaggtgttctactccgctagccagcacctcgcctaaacaggtgttctattccgctagccagcacctcgcctaaacaggtgttctactccgctagccagcacctcgcctaaacaggtgttctactccgctagccagcacctcgcctaaacaggtgttctactccgctagccagcacctcgcctaaacaggtgttctactccgctagccagcacctcgcctaaacaggtgttctactccgctagccagcacctcgcctaaacaggtgttctactccgctagccagcacctcgcctaaacaggtgttctactccgctagccagcacctcgcctaaacaggtgttctactccgctagccagcacctcgcctaaacaggtgttctactccgctagccagcacctcgcctaaacaggtgttctactccgctagccagcacctcgcctaaacaggtgttctactccgctagccagcacctctcctaaacaggtgttctactccgctagccagcacctctcctaaacaggtgttctactccgctagccagcacctctcctaaacaggtgttctactccgctagccagcacctcgcctaaacaggtgttctactccgctagccagcacctcgcctaaacaggtgttctattccgctagccagcacctcgcctaaacaggtgttctactccgctagccagcacctcgcctaaacaggtgttctactccgctagccagcacctcgcctaaacaggtgttctactccgctagccagcacctcgcctaaacaggtgttctactccgctagccagcacctcgcctaaacaggtgtt encodes the following:
- the LOC120021032 gene encoding vesicle-associated membrane protein 2-like, encoding MTMAPSAMKTDELCLIDRSAPAAAGAPADGAAPPPNLTSNRRLQQTQAQVDEVVDIMRVNVDKVLERDQKLSELDDRADALQAGASQFETSAAKLKNKYWWKNAKMMIILGLICAIVLIVLIVYFST